GAACGCATGCGAGCATTTGCTATCACTACCGGTAGTTGACCACGCACCCAAAAGGCACTGCATCTAGATCAGGGCAGCTTAAGCCCGTGCCATTCGTGTCCGGTACCGATTAGCCAATACACTGCACCGGAGAACGCGTTAGAGATCACTCTTTCGGTGGCCGAGGTACGTTTCGGAGCCAACCAAGGGTACAGGCCTCTTTGATGTGACTGCACTTTTTCACGCAACACCCTCGCACCCTCGGCGTCGGACTGTGAAAAGAGGACGGGGGTCAATTGGCATGATACGTTGTTTTTGACCCCCGTCCCCTTTTCTTGGCTCAAAATCTTCGGTATTTACGGGCTTCCACGAGCAATTTACGTCGACAACGGTAACCCTTGGGCCAACGCATCTAACAAGCATCGACACACGCGATTTTCGGCTTGGCTACTGCGCCATGATGTCGATGTGATCTTCGGCCGCCCTTACCATCCGCAGGGGCGTGGCAAGCTGGAACGCTTCCATCGGACGCTGAAGCTCGAAGTGCTTCAAGGTCGCTCGATGACGAGTCTCCAGGAGGCTCAAGGCCACTTCGACCCTTGGCGTGAAGTCTACAACCTGGAGCGTCCTCACGAGGCCCTTGATCTGGGAACACCTGCGGAACATTATCGCGTCAGTGAGCGAGAGTTCGTTGAACAGAAGGAAGAGTATCAGTACAGCGACCGCTACCAAATCCGGAGGGTCAATCCGGTTGGCCAATTCCGATTTCGCGGGCAAGTTTATCGGGTCCGTGAAGCATTTCAGGACCAACCGATCGGGCTGAGCGAAACGCAGACCGAGGGCGTTTGGGATGTCACCTACTGCCGTTTCGTGGTGGCCAGTCTGAATATCCGCACCGGAACCATTGAGCGTCACCAGCCTCGCGGCTGAAGTTCGCTAACGCTCACTTCAGCCGCGAGGCTGGTGAGCAGGTCAAGGAAAAGCTAGGATCTGAGAGTTCCTTCAGCCCCCGGGAATGTGTTACCCATGTCCCCGAACGAAACACC
The Neorhodopirellula lusitana genome window above contains:
- a CDS encoding integrase core domain-containing protein → MTPVPFSWLKIFGIYGLPRAIYVDNGNPWANASNKHRHTRFSAWLLRHDVDVIFGRPYHPQGRGKLERFHRTLKLEVLQGRSMTSLQEAQGHFDPWREVYNLERPHEALDLGTPAEHYRVSEREFVEQKEEYQYSDRYQIRRVNPVGQFRFRGQVYRVREAFQDQPIGLSETQTEGVWDVTYCRFVVASLNIRTGTIERHQPRG